In Montipora foliosa isolate CH-2021 chromosome 9, ASM3666993v2, whole genome shotgun sequence, the DNA window aagcTTACTCTCTGGAGGATAACTCCAACATGggcgccgtttctttgttttgggggCACCATCGAGGGGGCTGTGACGTCTTATGAAACCCGAAGATAAATGCAAAATCAGTGGCATTTTGATTTTCGACGCCTTTTACTGCTGTTTTTTGCTATCGGCGCAACCATAGGTACAATCACCATATGCTGGTGCATaaactttttgttcttttttctttcgtttttaaaGTTATGAACATTCCACATAAGCAAACtgaaaactgactgattggtcGGAATGATTGAAGGTTTTACAAAAGTCCTACGACTTTCCTCGGCCAGCTCACTGAGACTGTAGTTAATAGTTTCCACCGATGAATATAAAGATTTGTCATTTGATAATTCTCCAGGAATCGAAGGAAGGTACAACTCTCTTACTGAGTTTGCCGGTCACTGCTGGTAAAACAACCACATTAACCAAACTTGTCATTTACGATGCTATctttttcgcgaaaaaaattgATCTCAGTTCTTCTTGGAGGCTGCGATTTCCAATAAAGCGCGGTAACTTTCATTTCTACACTCATGCCTGAACTTGGCCAGTTACGTGGTTGTTTTGCAGAGTACGGCACTGAAAAGTGGCAAAATGTCTAACATAGCAATCTTCTGTTTGTTCGATTGtttgttgatttgtttgttttttcagtttaataTAGCAAATGACTAGAGTATAAATTCGCCtcctttttttcacaaatttgcaGCAATAATGTTCGTTTCAAGAGTTGTGTTTGGTGCTATGTTTCTTACTGTTTGGGGTAGAGCAATATCAGGAAGGTTCATTATGGATGAAAATGAAAACCCAGGAGAGCCTAGTTTTGCTGCTTTAGAGGAGAATGTAAGTATTGTAATCAAGATCTTTCTAAATGCTTTGTCTGTTTTTTCAAAACCTATCCCGCGATAATGTTCAGGAAGTGATATCATTTGAAAATCTCCAATCTGCACGCTACGAGAACGAAAAATATAAGGAATCTGGGCCTTTGAGATTGTCACACAACCTGACGAGCTTAGGGAGCTACAATTGTCGATTACAAGTCAGACAAGCAGATACTACAAAAACTACTCTAATAAAAAGGTGCAAAAAAGGTACGTGAAGGTCGGACGAAGGAAATAGATGTAAGACCCTACCAGGCAACATACATGAAGTATTACTTATAAACTCCTTCACTGTCGCCATAGGCCGAATTATATATATCATCGTTAAATTTTCAAACTCGGATAAttcatttctcgtgctctgattggttcactcagtctcggttatcagctcatataccttagtttgaccttatatggtaaatgactgcgttaagcgttgctaagctaaacgttttttcgccggaaagcaaaaaaagaaggttttgtggaaagtttggatcaatcccgacgtttagaagtgagcgaaaaggtaagaaatgatGAGCCTGCGTCAGTCTGAccacacaacatcgcatcagttcttatcaagtttttttatttatttcgctcggatttgctcgcttttttcgctcgtatttcgtactttctaaacttttggaatttaaggaatttaataaaacaattattccattcgcgcttgttgggtatgagactggttatagccaactcggcgctacgcgcctcgttggctatttaccatttcatatccaacgcgcgctcatggaataattgttaaatatcgaaCATGGCCTATTGCGCAATCGAGTGAACATCGCAAAGACGCATTTCGTAAGAGATGCCATGCCATGCCATGCTCGAGCATGGCAAAATTAGTTCTGATATTTGAAACATAAGAATGAGTTCACTTCATAGaccgattgcataaatggccgccaaaaacgtattcttttgtttatgtgctaattagactcactagcctcgtttgcatggacaaaatacaatagaaatgtcgttcgagagcgaggctagtgagtctaattagcacataaacaaaaaaatacatttttggccgccatttatgcaatcaGTCTATGTAATATGTAATATTAGGCCAAAAGGAGAGGTGGTTTTGGTGTGACTTAAAATGCTCATCATTTTAGAAAACCATCGATTTGTCACGACAATGAATAATAACATTGTTACAGAGTATTTATTTCGTCATTTATCTACTTGCTTTTTTGCTTTAGGTTTGTGGCGGACCATGCAATTCTACGACAGATTGTCAATGTCAATCAAGTTTGGAAATCTGCAGCAGAGGGTATTGCATCCCATTCACCATTTATCTTGCTCAACAAAATGCGGTGAGTTTCAACGGTTCGTTTGCTTCCAAAATCAGTGACGTCAATTTAACCCCAACCTACCCCATTTATCACTCGGATACCATTCCGAACGTTTCGCGTCAGTAACCATAGTTAAGTATTCTAAGTTCATATTGATTCCAACAATTCTCCTCAATTCTCACATCAAAATCTTCGCGTGTGTCAAAGTCACACACAATGCTACTACTCTCGAATTTGTTAAAAAGGTCTGGACTAGCCTAACTGAAATAATGTAACTTCAAACAAAGCAGAATTTGATAGGCCTAAACTAAGTCTGACATGTGTCAAAACAACTACTTGAAAGTCTAAACAAACAAAGTGCtcaattaaaaaaacactttataatAATATATACCATGGTATAATTGTGGCTAACCCAATACAAAATGATGATAAACCCCTCAAGACTAAGTTACAGCTACCAGTTAATAATTTGAGACATTAAGACAAATTTGTCTCCTTGTAATCATTTCGAATCTTATTCCGCAGTGTCCAGAGGTCTTTAAATCAGAGTGTGTCGTAGACGAGGATTGTCCATGTGAAGCAGTTCCATTTTTATGCGAAGATAACGAATGTGTAAAATCACGTTATTCATAGTTGTAAAAAGCGATTTCGGGCAGCATCAAAGCGATACAGTAACTTTTAAAGTGAGTAACAATGGTATTAAAGAAATAGAGTAACTCAAAGATGTTACACTTCCTCTTAAAAATGTAGAAGGATATTGaattaatataaataaaatacataAACTGACTTAACATGCATTGTATCACGAAACTGAATTTCTTGGGTGGAAATTTAAGACAAAATACTCATTAAAACTGAAGCCCAAAACACATTTCGCCTGCCTTTGCTAAATTAGAAAAAAGAGATGGTTTTAATCTTAATTATCCACACTCGAGGTTGATTTTTCGAAGTAATGTAAATAGGGACTTTTTAAGGTTTCATGATCCGTGCGCATGCGTTGTTTTGTAAACGGCAAAATTCCTTTTCCGAGCGTTCTTCAGTTTCCATATCACCCAAAGTGAGATTTCTGTATATATATTTCGCCGTAAAAGTAATGTCCAAAAAATctccttttaaatttttgttatATCCCTTCAGATTTTGTTTAGTTCTTGTTCGTTATGAATGCAGGCGCCGGGGAAAAATAGTTAGTTTTTCGTAACCCCAATAAATCGAGCACATGCATTGTTCTATACCAGATCTAGACTCTCatcacccccaccccccccccccccttcaagACTGGTCTACCAGTCCATAGCTATGGCATTGTTTTGAAATGTACGCATTGCTTTAAACATGGTGTCGGtgatatatatatttcttcGTGTCAAAGATATTGAAACCGGCTTTAAATTAGCACAAAAATATGGCACGGCACTCCGAAATCTCGGTACCGTACCGATGTTTTTCGGGCACGGCAAGGTAAATTTCTCGTGTGTAAACAGAACAAACAGAATGTATATTGGGAACCCCAGCCAGAAATTATAGGGGTGCCCCGCACATCTCTGGAGATGTGCTCGGTACTCCAAATATCGCGGGTACCGTGCCGCTATTTGGAGTGTCTTGCCAAGTTTTGTGCGTTTGTAAAAGGAGTTTGAGTCACAACTTTTTGAAGGAGATGCGTGacacttaaaaataaataaccaagTAGAGTCCAAAGTGTCAgtagtttttcaaaaaatcacAGACGTTTCGGGTGCACGTAGAACCCTTCTTCAGTGTGAAGAAAGCCGTTGAGTCACATGTTGATAAAGCATGCGACGTTACTTATGGAGGCCAAAATCACCGACATACACAAAAGGGCAAAAACGCTGACATTTGAGTTTAGGCAATTTTTAGCCTTAACGTTTGCAATAAGAGGGTTAAAACTCTCAATTTACGGGAAAATACGCCCTGATCATGATCGAAAGTTCGAAGGGCTTTTCTTAGATCTGCTTATTTGTTCTTAGCCTTCACATTTTGTCTCCAAAATACCCATCCCGGGAAATGCCTGATCTGGTGAATCCGAAGCGATTCCTTCTTTTATAAGGTTCAAGGCTCGACTAACTTCTTCAATCTTGTTTTCAAGATCCTTTAGGTGCTCTTCGCTTATGTAACATTTTGCATGGCTTGGACGCTCACGCCATTTAGCCTTTCCGTTGAAGGACGTCATAAGGAATTCATCTAAACAAACAAACCGATGATTAATCATTTTGAGATTTTTATTTAATGCAGTTACCAGGCTAGTTAAGCAGTAATTAACTAAAGCAAAAGTCTGGGGGCTTCATATATGACATAATATGTATTTATCATTCGATGCACTTTTCCTTCAATTTCATTAGCCAAGAGCCCACCATGTGACCTGAAAATAATTGCCTAtgaataagtgttttgctgcaaataatattctgctcatgcgtaattgaaaccacgctcttATGTGAAAAGGGCAGTTCGGTTTCCTGAACtttcagaaagtgatttaattgttGGAAATTGTCAAAAACTAACTGagtcatcgaatgataaaacaattctTGAAcacggttatcgcaaaatatcggcttcggcaaataattgatctgctcgccactgacaaatcacgatcagttttgctcaacctcgcccaataattgttaaatatttgactGAGTACGGGTTGTGGAGGAAATgaagaagtgatcctcacacttatctggtCAGTTAAAGCATttgtctgaatttttcag includes these proteins:
- the LOC137970875 gene encoding uncharacterized protein isoform X1, with amino-acid sequence MEFPTLAIMFVSRVVFGAMFLTVWGRAISGRFIMDENENPGEPSFAALEENVCGGPCNSTTDCQCQSSLEICSRGYCIPFTIYLAQQNACPEVFKSECVVDEDCPCEAVPFLCEDNECVKSRYS
- the LOC137970875 gene encoding uncharacterized protein isoform X2; translated protein: MFVSRVVFGAMFLTVWGRAISGRFIMDENENPGEPSFAALEENVCGGPCNSTTDCQCQSSLEICSRGYCIPFTIYLAQQNACPEVFKSECVVDEDCPCEAVPFLCEDNECVKSRYS